Proteins co-encoded in one Lynx canadensis isolate LIC74 chromosome C1, mLynCan4.pri.v2, whole genome shotgun sequence genomic window:
- the CRCT1 gene encoding cysteine-rich C-terminal protein 1 encodes MSSQQSTASAKGFSKGSAQGPSPCPAPVPGPVPAASSSCCDCGEGCCGSGGCCGSGGCCGSGGCGCFPRRRRRQRRSGCCGCCGGGSQRSQSSSNAQRQGCCGGC; translated from the coding sequence ATGTCCTCCCAGCAGAGCACGGCTTCCGCCAAAGGCTTTTCCAAGGGGTCTGCCCAGGGTCCCTCTCCGTGTCCGGCTCCGGTCCCCGGCCCTGTGCCCGCAGCCTCATCCTCCTGCTGCGACTGCGGGGAGGGCTGCTGCGGCTCCGGCGGCTGCTGCGGCTCCGGGGGCTGCTGCGGCTCCGGCGGTTGCGGCTGCTTCCCCAGGAGGCGCCGCCGACAGCGCCGGAGTGGGTGCTGCGGCTGCTGCGGGGGTGGCAGCCAGAGGTCACAGAGCTCCAGCAATGCCCAGCGCCAAGGCTGCTGCGGAGGCTGCTGA